One part of the Lycium ferocissimum isolate CSIRO_LF1 chromosome 8, AGI_CSIRO_Lferr_CH_V1, whole genome shotgun sequence genome encodes these proteins:
- the LOC132066921 gene encoding uncharacterized protein LOC132066921, giving the protein MYTYKVQKCPKLRSHDWTSCPFTHQGEKARRRDPRRYNYFPIPCPGYKFASCIKGDNCELCHGVFEYWLHPAKYRTHPCHAGTSCNRRVCFFAHAQEGLRPETKYNWCYVYRYPLHIQPYPDVLIENEPNGNWMVISCDPQPPSPPHDLYYGTNTSGFENSSTPQQIPQENTSTFELFVPLSSSQSQPRIDQRIQNESDFSLFPASHAKLAEELKNLGIGSTSHAKVNKIHDEKGKRHVEFESQDQEFPNINWVSDLLVDEFEGTSL; this is encoded by the coding sequence ATGTACACTTACAAAGTACAAAAATGTCCAAAACTTCGTAGTCACGACTGGACCTCTTGCCCCTTTACACACCAAGGGGAAAAAGCACGTCGACGTGACCCGAGAAGATACAACTACTTCCCAATCCCTTGCCCGGGTTACAAATTCGCGTCTTGCATTAAAGGAGATAATTGTGAATTGTGCCATGGAGTTTTTGAGTACTGGCTACACCCCGCGAAGTACAGGACACATCCGTGCCATGCTGGCACGTCGTGTAACAGACGAGTATGTTTCTTCGCGCATGCACAAGAAGGGCTTCGTCCTGAGACGAAGTACAATTGGTGTTATGTGTACCGATACCCTTTACACATCCAGCCATATCCAGACGTTTTAATTGAAAATGAACCAAATGGTAATTGGATGGTTATTTCTTGTGATCCTCAGCCACCGTCACCACCACATGATCTCTACTATGGTACTAATACTTCTGGATTTGAAAATTCGTCGACTCCTCAGCAAATTCCTCAAGAAAATACATCAACTTTTGAGTTGTTCgttcctctttcttcttctcaatCTCAACCAAGAATTGATCAGAGGATTCAAAATGAGAGTGATTTTTCGCTTTTTCCGGCTAGTCATGCAAAGTTAGCTGAGGAGCTGAAGAATCTTGGGATTGGGAGTACTTCTCATGCTAAAGTGAATAAAATACATGATGAAAAGGGGAAAAGGCATGTGGAGTTTGAGTCACAGGATCAAGAATTTCCAAACATCAATTGGGTTTCTGACTTGTTGGTCGATGAATTTGAGGGCACGAGcttgtaa